DNA from Sphingomonas sp. SUN039:
GGATCGACGCAGGATACGGTGCGTCGGCGTGACGCGCGACCTTCACCGAATCCTTGACCGTCAGCCAGGTGCCCTTGTGACCGGGAACCGAGCCCTTCACGAAGAGCAGGCCACGCGCGACGTCGGTCGAGACGATTTCGAGGTTCTGCTGGGTGCGCTCTTTGTCACCCATGTGTCCGGCCATCTTCTTGCCCTTGAACACCTTGCCGGGATCCTGGCGCTGGCCGGTCGAACCGAGCGAGCGGTGCGAGACCGAGACGCCGTGGGTGGCGCGCAGACCGCCGAAGCCCCAGCGCTTCATGCCGCCCTGGAAACCCTTGCCCTGCGTATGACCCGACACGTCGACGAGCTGGCCCGCGACGAAATGGTCGGCAGCGATTTCCGCACCGACTTCGACCAATGCGTCTTCGGACACGCGGAATTCAACGAGGCGCGCTTTCGGCTCCACTTCGGCCTTGCCGAAATGGCCACGCTGCGGCTTGGCGACATTCTTGGCCTTGGCCGTGCCCGCACCCAGCTGGACCGCGACATAACCGTCACGGTCGGCGGTCTTGTGCGAAACGACCTGATTATTCTCGAGTGCCAGGACGGTCACGGGCACATGGCGCCCATCGTCCTGAAACAGACGGGTCATGCCCATCTTCTTGGCTATCACTCCGGTTCTCACCGGCATTCTCCTTACGTCAGAGGCGCACGGAAAATCGCTTCCCGCGCGCTTGGCTTGCCCATTTTACAAAACGTGCCCCGTCCGGGCTTTCCCTTGGCCGAAGCTAGGGAGGACGGGGACGCGGCCCGGGCAAGCCCGGCGGTATCCCTTATCTCGCTCGCGACGAATCACCGAAGTGACCGCTGCGGAGGCGGGCCATTAGGCCAGCTTGATCTCTACGTCAACGCCAGCGGCGAGGTCGAGCTTCATCAAAGCATCGACCGTTTGCGGCGTCGGCTGCACGATGTCGAGCAGACGCTTGTAGGTGCGGACCTCGAACTGCTCGCGCGACTTCTTGTCGACGTGCGGGCCGCGGTTGACCGTGAACTTCTCGATGCGTGTCGGCAACGGGATCGGACCACGGATGAGCGCGCCGGTGCGCTTGGCAGTGTCGGCGATGTCGCCGGTCGCCTGGTCGAGCACACGATGGTCGAATGCCTTCAGACGAATACGGATATTCTGCGTTTCCATGATCTCACCGATGCGAAAGAGCCTGTCCGCTGTTGCGGACCTTCAAAAACAGTCGAGCCGCCCAGCTGCTTCAAGACAACCGGGCGGCTCTGATTCGTAACTACTACTTCGTGATCGAAGCGACAACCCCCGAACCGACGGTGCGGCCGCCTTCGCGGATCGAGAAGCGCAGGCCCTGCTCCATCGCGATCGGCGCGATGAGCTTGACGCCGAGCTGGACGTTGTCGCCCGGCATCACCATTTCGGTGCCGGCCGGCAGCACGACTTCGCCGGTCACGTCGGTCGTACGGAAGTAGAACTGCGGACGATAGTTCGCAAAGAACGGCGTGTGACGGCCACCCTCTTCCTTCGACAGGACATAGACTTCCGACTGGAACTCGGTGTGCGGCTTGATCGAGCCCGGCTTGCAGAGAACCTGCCCGCGCTCGACTTCCTCGCGGCCGACGCCACGGATCAGTGCGCCGATGTTGTCGCCGGCTTCACCCTGATCGAGCAGCTTGCGGAACATTTCGACGCCGGTGCAGACCGTCTTCTTGGTGTCCTTCAGGCCGACGATCTCGACTTCTTCGCCGACCTTGACCACGCCCTGCTCGACGCGGCCGGTGACGACGGTGCCGCGGCCCGAGATCGAGAACACGTCTTCGATCGGCATCAGGAACGGCTTGTCGAGGGGACGCGCAGGCTGCGGGATCCAGCTGTCGACCGCCGCCATCAGCTTGAGAACGGCGTCCTTGCCGATCGCGTCGTTGGTGCCGTTGAGTGCACAGGTCGCCGAACCCTGGATGACCGGAATGTTGTCGCCGTCGAAATCGTACTTCGAAAGCAGCTCGCGGATTTCCATTTCGACGAGTTCGAGGATCTCGGCGTCGTCGACCAAGTCGACCTTGTTCATGAACACGACGAGCTGCGGCACGCCGACCTGACGGGCGAGCAGGATGTGCTCGCGGGTCTGCGGCATCGGGCCGTCGGTCGCCGAGACGACGAGGATACCGCCGTCCATCTGCGCGGCACCCGTGATCATGTTCTTCACATAATCGGCGTGGCCCGGGCAATCGACGTGGGCATAGTGACGGTCGTTGGTCTCATACTCGACGTGCGCGGTCGAAATGGTGATGCCGCGCGCGCGCTCTTCGGGCGCCTTGTCGATGTTGGCGAAGTCGACCGCCGCGTTGCCCGCGACGCTTTCCGCCAGAATCTTGGTGATCGCAGCCGTCAGCGAGGTCTTGCCGTGATCGACGTGACCGATGGTGCCGATGTTGCAGTGCGGCTTCGTCCGCTCGAATTTTGCTTTCGCCATTTTTCCTACCTTCGTGTGCTAAACTTGTTGCGGGGAGACCGCGTGCGGCGGACCCCATAGTGACAAAATTATGATTACGCCAGCTTCGCCTTCACCTCGTCGGCGACGTGCGTCGGCACCTCGTCATAATGCGAGAATTCCATCGAATATTGCGCGCGGCCCTGGGTGAACGAGCGCAATGTGTTGACGTAGCCGAACATGTTGGCGAGCGGCACCATGGCCTCGACCGTTTGCGCGTTGCCGCGCGAATCGGTGCCCTGGATCTGCCCGCGCCGCGAGTTCATGTCGCCGATGACGTCGCCCAGATAATCCTCCGGGGTCACAACTTCGACCTTCATGATCGGCTCGAGCAGCTTGATGCCCGCTTTCTGCGCGGCTTCGCGCATGGCGGCACGTGCGCAGATTTCGAACGCCAGCGCCGACGAGTCGACGTCGTGATACGCGCCGTCGTACAGCGAAATCTCGAAGTCGATGATCGGGAAGCCGATCAGCGAACCCGATGCTGCCGTCTCGCGCATCCCCTTTTCGACCGAGGGGATATATTCTTTGGGAATATTGCCGCCCTTGACGTCGTCGTTGAAGATGATGCCGCTGCCGCGCTCGCCCGGGGTCGCGGTGAACTTCACGCGCCCGAACTGGCCCGAACCGCCAGACTGCTTCTTGTGGGTGTAGTCGATGTCGACCTTCTTCGCGAGATATTCGCGATAGGCGACCTGCGGCGCACCGACATTTGCCTCGACCTTGAATTCGCGCTTCATGCGGTCGACCATGATTTCGAGGTGAAGCTCGCCCATCCCCTTCAGGATGGTCTGGCCGCTCTCATGATCGGTCGACACGCGGAACGACGGGTCTTCGCGCGCCAGACGGTTGAGCGCGACGCCCATCTTTTCCTGGTCGGCCTTGGTCTTGGGTTCGACCGACACCTCGATGACGGGTTCGGGGAACTCCATGCGCTCGAGGATGATCGGGTCGGCCTGCGAACACAAGGTATCGCCGGTCGTCGTGTCCTTCAGACCCGCTAGTGCGACGATATCGCCCGCGTACGCGACCTGGATGTCCTCGCGGTCGTTGGCATGCATCAGCAGCATGCGACCGACCTTTTCTTTCTTGTCCTTGACGCTGTTCTGGACCGACGACGCGGTTTCCAGCTTGCCCGAATAGATGCGGGCAAAGGTCAGCGTGCCGACGAAGGGATCGTTCATGATCTTGAACGCCAGCGCCGAGAACGGCGCATTGTCATCGGCCGCACGCGAATCTTCGGTCACGCCGTCGAGCTTCATGCCGCTGATGGCGGGCACGTCGAGCGGCGACGGCAGATAATCGATGACCGCGTCGAGCAGCGGCTGGACGCCCTTGTTCTTGAACGCCGAGCCGCACAGCACCGGCACGAAGGCCGAACTGATCGTCCCCTTGCGGATCAGCGCCTTGAGCGTCGCGACATCGGGCTCATTGCCTTCGAGATACGCCTCCATCACGTCGTCGTCCTGCTCGACGGCAAGTTCGATCAGCTCACTGCGGGCCACGGCGGCCGCATCGGCGAGGTCGGCGGGGATTTCCTGATATTCGAACTTCGCGCCAAGCGACTCCTCGAGCCAGACGATCGCGCGGTTCTCGACCAGATCGACCAGCCCCTTGAACCCGCCCTCGATGCCGATGGGCAGATACAGGACGGCCGTGCGCGCGCCCAGACGGTCCTTGATCATGTCGACGCAACGTTCGAAGCTCGCGCCGGTGCGGTCGAGCTTGTTGACGAAGCACATGCGCGGCACTTTGTACTTGTCGGCCTGGCGCCACACGGTTTCCGACTGCGGCTCGACACCGGCAACGCCGTCGAAACAGGTGATCGCGCCGTCGAGGACGCGCAGCGAACGCTCGACTTCGATAGTGAAGTCGACGTGGCCCGGCGTGTCGATGATGTTGATGCGGTGATCGTTCCAGAAACACGTCGTCGCGGCGCTGGTGATCGTGATCCCGCGCTCCTGCTCCTGCTCCATCCAGTCCATCGTCGCGGTGCCTTCATGCACTTCGCCGATCTTGTAGGACTTGCCGGTGTAATAGAGGATCCGCTCGGTCGTCGTCGTCTTGCCGGCGTCGATGTGCGCCATGATGCCGATATTGCGATACATGCTGAGCGGATGGCTGCGGGCCATGACGTTTTCCTCGAAGATTGGGGGGCCGGACAATCCGGCCTACCCCGATATAATGACTATCAGCGGCGCTTTCGACCCCGCCGCTGTTACCAGCGGTAGTGCGAGAAGGCGCGGTTGGCTTCGGCCATGCGGTGCGTGTCTTCGCGCTTCTTCACCGCATTGCCACGGTTGTTGGCGGCATCCATCAGCTCGCCCGACAAGCGCGCGGCCATCGTCGTCTCGCTGCGGTTGCGCGCGGCCGAGATCAGCCAGCGGATTGCCAGCGCCTGCGAACGCTCGGCACGCACTTCGACCGGCACCTGATAGGTAGCACCGCCGACGCGACGCGAGCGGACTTCAATGCCCGGCTTCACATTGTTGAGCGCGTCATGGAACACACCGATCGGCTCGCGCTTGGCGCGCTGCTCGACGGTTTCCATCGCGGTATAGACGATGCCTTCGGCAACCGCCTTTTTACCGTCGAGCATGAGGTTGTTCATGAACTTCGACAGGGTGATGTCCCCGAACCGGGGATCGGGCAGGATGATGCGCTTTTCTGGGCGACGACGACGTGCCATTTCAAATTCCTTTGTATCTTCAGCGTGGTCCGGAACGTGTCCGGCGCTTACTTTGGCTTATTTCGGACGCTTGGCGCCGTACTTCGAACGCGACTGCTTGCGGTCCTTCACACCCTGTGTGTCGAGCACGCCGCGCAGCACATGGTAGCGGACGCCGGGAAGATCGCGGACGCGACCGCCGCGGATCAGCACGACGCTGTGCTCCTGCAGGTTGTGCCCTTCGCCCGGAATATAGCTGATGACTTCGCGCGCGTTGGTCAGGCGGATTTTGGCCACCTTACGCAGCGCCGAGTTCGGCTTTTTCGGGGTCGTGGTATAAACGCGCGTGCAAACGCCCCGCTTCTGGGGGTTGGCTTCCATCGCAGGGACCTTCGACTTGGCCTTCTGCGGGTCGCGGCCCTTGCGGACCAGCTGGTTGATCGTCGGCATGAAGCCCTTCACCTTTTTGTTACCGGCAAATTCCGGCGGTTACTCTACCGATGCACGCGGAGCGGTTAGGCAAAGCGCAAATGACGCAAAGGACCGCGAAAGGAGGGCCAAAGCCCCCGTTTCCGGTCCCCACACGCATCGGTAATGTTCAAGCGTATGCTTTATCGCAGATGGCCAGGGCCGTCCGCGAAGGGGCGCGCATAGCGGCGGAATCGGCGGGGGTCAACGGGTGTGCGAGCGGCGACCGGAGAGCACGGCTACGATAAATCCTTTCTACACTCTCCAAATCTGACGTAAAACGTGCTGCGAGTTTTGGGGGCGGGCGCGAAGATGTCGAGTGTCGGGAATTTGAAACGCGCGCTATCGATTGCGCTCCTGAAACCGGCACCAGAACGAATACCGCTATCTGATTGGCCACGAGTTCGTGCTCGAGACTATTATTCCGTGATGTTCGGCGCAGAAGCCGATGATCGTGCCTTTCTAGCGGACCAGCTGCTCGTTGATGATTTAGAAGGCCGATGGGTTAGTCGTTTCGCTGAACCGGAGCCTGCGACGATCTCTCTGTCCGAGCTATCGGCGATGCCGGTCAGAATTCATCAGTACATGGGTGAATTAGAGATCGTTTACTCCTCGCCAGTTGAATTTATTTGGCACTACTGGTTTCGAATCCCGCAATGCAAGCTGCTGATTGAGCGGACATTAAGCCTGATCTATTCGCGCAAACTGTTGCTTCGATCAGATCAAATCGACGTACTGCAAACCTTCATCGATCAGTTTACCGGTCAAGAGGGCGGAAAAACGGTGATGGAATTGATGGAAGACACTTACGGGCTGCGTTGGGCGATGCACCCTCGCGGAATGGCCATGTATCGGTACAACAAACTGCTTCTGGACTCGCTTCGAGACTCTGGTGAACTCACGTCTGAAAACGGTCGCTACATCGCGACGCCAAAAGCTGTTTCCAAAGTTATTCAGTACGAGCTGGAAGACAGGCGACATCGGGACAGTGTGGCGGAACAGAAGAGAATGGCTTGGCTAACAATCGTGTTGGCGATCATCGGAGCGGTTCAAGTTTATCAAGGTTGGAATAAGCCGTAGCCCCCACACTTGCACCCCGCTCCCGCATCTGCCACCCGCGCCAACATGTCCCGACCCGAAGCATGGCGGCGCGATGCCGGCGCCTATCCCTTTACCGCCGAAGTCCAGACGCGCTGGGCCGATCTCGACATGCTGGGGCATATCAACAATGTCTCGATGGCGGGGTTGTTCGAGGAGGGGCGCGGGCGGTTCACCAGTTCGCTGCAGATGGTCCGCGCCAGCCGCGACGTCCGCTGGCTGATCGCGGGCGTCTCGATCAACTATCTGGCGGAGGGGCACCACCCCCAACCCGTTACCATCGCGAGCGGCATCGGCCACATCGGTACGCGGTCGTGGACGGTGTTTTCGGCGGCGTTCCAGAACGGCGTCTGCGTGGCGACTTGCGACACCGCGACCGTCTATACCGACAAGACCGGCGCAGTGGCGCTGCCCGAAGAATATGTCGCCAAGCTGGCCGAATTCAGGATCGCCGTCCCGGAATAGCGCAACGGCGGCGTCGTGACGCGACCGAAATAAATCTTGCGTTCATGTGGCTGTTGCCAGCACTGCCGTAACAGCGGTCGGTGCCCTGCCCCGACATGCGTGGGGGAGCGAGCGCCGATGGTGAAACCACAACCGAACTGGCTGGGCTTTGCGCTGCCGCTGATGCTGGCCGCTTGCGGCGGCAGCGACAGCAGCGGCACGACTGCCGCCGCTGCAACCGCCGTAGTCACACCGGCTGCCCCTGCCGCACCGGCTGCACCAACCACCCCCGCGACCGTCACTGCGGTGCTGAACATCGATTTCGCCGCACCGCTGAACTATGCCGCGCCTGCGCTGCCCGCCTATTACGACGGCACTGTTGTCGCGCTCGACAACACGCCCGGCAACAACGCGATCACCGACCGCATCGCCACGCTGGGCCGCGTGCTGTTTTACGACAAAAAGCTCAGCTTCAACGACACCATCTCCTGCGCCAGTTGCCACAAGCAGGCGAACGGGTTCGACGACAATGTCCGGTTCAGCGCGGGCTTTGCGGGCGGCACTTTCACCACCGCGCATGCGACGCGGCTCGGCAATGTCCGCTATTACCGACCGGGTACGATGTTCTGGGACAAGCGCGCCGCCTCCGTCGAGGCCCAAGCCAGCCAGCCGATCCAGAACGCCATTGAAATGGGGTTCACGCCCGCGAACGGCGGCATCGCCGCGCTGCTCACTAAAATGCGCGCAACGACCTATTACGCCGACCTGTTCACCTTTGCGTTCGGCGATTCCGCGATCAGTGAAGCCCGTATGCAATTCGCGCTCGCCCAGTTCGAACGCGCGATGATCTCGTCGGCCAGCCGCTGGGACACCGCCTATGCGGGTGTGTTCAGCGCGACGGGGCCAAACCGCAATCTGGGCGTCACATTGCCCGGTTTCACGGCGGAGGAAGATCGCGGGCGGCAATTGTTCATCACCGGACAAGGCGGCGGCGGCGCGGGCTGTGCGGCCTGCCACGTCCCGCCGACCTTTGCGCTCAACGCCAATTCGGACAGCAACGGCCTCGACGCGGGCGAGACGATCCTGTTCAAATCGCCGTCGCTAAAAAACATCGCGCTGTCGGTCGCGTTCATGCACGACGGCCGGTTTTCGACGCTGGATCAAGTGGTCGAACATTATAACAGCGGGGTGCAGGCCGGCCCCGCGCTCGACAACCGGCTGCGCGGACCGGGTGGCGCGCCGCAACGGCTGAACCTGTCAGCGGCGGACAAGGCCGCGCTGGTCGCCTTCATGCGGACCCTGACCGATACGACGCTAACCACGGATGCGCGGTTTTCGAACCCGTTCCGCTAATCGACGAAGACCGCCGCGCGCTTGCCCATGTTGGCGGCGACTTGCTCCATCATATTGGGCTTGCCGATCACCGCAATCTGTTCGGCGGTTTCCATCTCCAGCATCGCGCGCGGATCGAGGTCGTGCGCGGCGTTGCACAGCCGTTTCGCACCCCGGATCGCGTGCGGGCTTTTCGCGGCAATCACCGCTGCCAGTTCCATCGCGGCGGCATGCGGATCGTCCGCAATCCGCGTAACGAACCCGTGGTGCAGAGCCTCGTCCGCGTCGAACTCGCGCGCAGTATAGACCAGCTCGCGCAGCACATCGTCGCGCACCAGCCCGCGCCAGATCGGGAACCCCGCCATGTCGGGGACCAGCCCCCAATAACTCTCGCGGATCGCAAAGCGCGTGCCCGGCGCGGCAATGCGGATGTCGGCCCCCGACATGATCTGGAACCCCCCGCCGAACGCGACGCCGTGGACCGCTGCGATCACCGGCATCGGCAATTGCCGCCAGCCCCAGGTGACGTGCTGCGGCAGGATGGACCCCTGATCGTTGCGGTCCGGCGCGGTGCCCGATCCGCCCGCCGCCATGCTCGCCATGTCGAGCCCCGCACAGAACGCCTTGCCCTCGCCCGACAGCACGACGCAGCGGACGTCGGTGCGGGTTGCCAACGCGTCGATGGCCGCGCCTATCTCGCGAAACATCGCCGGGTCGAGAGCGTTCATCTTGTCCACGCGCGTCAGGCGGACATCGGCGATATGGCCGGTGACGGTGGTCGAAACGCGGTCGGTCATAATTTCTCCTCGTCGCCCCAGTGCTGGGCCAGCATCTTACTACCTAAACCAGCAAAGCTGCTCGGACGTTGCGAGCAACGCGCCGTTCCTCCCCCACATGTCTTTCCTGGAAGCAATGGTCGCGGCATTTGCCCGTGTTCCGACCATGTCGCACAAGATGTAGTCGTCGCTGCAGGCGGCCAGTTCCTCGCTGGTCGCGTGGAAATAGATCGACAACGTGATCGTCGATGAGGGACGCGGGCCGTCACTGACGAAAAAGATACGCGGCGCACCGAGATCGGAAAGGAAGGCAAGCTGCACAGCATCCATCGGCCGCCCCGAACCGTCGCGTTCCCAATTCAGCGACCGCGTCGTCGTCTGATTGAAGAGATCGTCGCCCAGCGTAGGACGAACTTCGACGACCGAGGCGAACGTGCCGGGAAGGACGGCGCGTTGGATCGACGCGGGCGGCGGGGCCGCCGGCATCGTCACTTCGGTATGCACGCTGCTTTCTTTACGGTCGGCGAGCACCACAACGGCAGTCGCCAGCAAACTGTTTTCCGAAAGCACATCGCACCGCCAGTGCGTCAGCGATCGACCACCGCCAAGCCGGGTCGTTCGTACCTCCAGCCGAGCGCCCGGCACGACGCGATTGACGAAGTTGACCGTCATCGCCGACGCCGAACCCGCGGACTCGGCTTCGCTGAGGATCGTTTTCAGCAACAACGCTGCCGTCCACCCTCCGAACATCCCGCTATTCGCTTCATACTGCGGCGATGCCACGGCGGCCCATAGGCCCGGGCCAGTGTGTTCTATCGCGAGCGACGCTTCCAACGCATTGATCGGCCCGTCCGCCATCATTGCACTTCCTTCGCCCAATAGGCGTCCCTGATCAGCCGTTTGTAGAGCTTGCCGGTGTCATGCCGCGGCAGCTCTGCCATGAAATCGATGCGACGCGGGGTTTTTACGCCCGACAGCGCGGTTCGCGCATAGGCAATCAGTTCGTCGCGCAGCGCATCGTCTGCGTCCGCCATGTCGAGCGGCTGCACCACCGCCACGACCTGCTCACCCAGATCGTCATGCGGCGCACCGATCACCGCAACATCGGCAACCTTGGGGTGCGTGACGAGGTGGTTCTCGATCTCCTGCGGATAGATGTTCACCCCGCCACTGATGATCATGAAGCTCTTGCGGTCGGTCAGGAACAGATAGCCCGCTTCATCCACCCGCCCTACATCGCCGAGCGTCGTCCAGCTGTGCCGGTTGCGGCTAGCCGCCGTGCGTTCCGGGTCGTTGTGGTACTCGAACGGACGCGGCCCCTCGAAATACACCGTTCCCTCGACGCCGGGTCCGACGGACACGTCGTCCTCGTCGCAGATATGCAGCTTGGCCTCACCGATGCAGGTCCCGACCGATCCCGGCCGTTCGAGCCATTGCGCCGCCTTGATCGCCGTGAATCCGTTCGCTTCGGTCCCGGCATAATATTCGTCGATCACCGGCCCCCACCAGTCGATCATCGCGCGCTTCACCGGCACGGGACAGGGAGCGGCGGCGTGGATCGCGCATTTCAGCGACGAGACGTTGTAGCGGGCGCGTATTTCTTCGGGCAGTTTCAGCATCCGCACGAAATGCGTCGGGACGAACTGGCCTGAGTTGCATTTATACTGCTCGATGAACTTCAACGACGCCTCGGCATCGAACTTCGACATCAGCACGACAGTGCCGCCCAGCTTGTGCACCGTCATCGTCCAGCCGAGCGGTGCGGCGTGATAGAGCGGCGCGGTCGACAAATAGACACTGTCCGGCCCCAGCCCGAAAAACCCGTGCGCGAGCATCGCCAGCGGGGTTGCATGGTCGATGGCAGGATCGGCGGGCATCGCGGACAAGATGCCTTTGGGCCGCCCCGTCGTACCGCTCGAATAAAGCATCCCCGCCCCTGCCGTCTCGTCGGCGACCGGCGTTGCGGGCTGCGCGGCAAGCAGCGCTTCGAGCCGTGCAAAACCGGGGACGTCGCCGCCCAGACTTAGCCGCTCGATTTCGGTTGTCAGCGCGCTCGCGGTCTCGGCAAGCGGCGCACCCGCGACGAGCAGCTTCGCCCCGCTATCGCTCAGGATGTAGTCGACTTCGGACGCCGTCAGCTTCGACGAAATGCACACGAACCGCAGCCCGCACCGCTGTGCGCCCCAGGCGAGCGCGAAATAATCGGGGACATTGGTCAGGAAGAACGCGACCCGCTCGCCCGCCTCCAGCCCTTTCGACCGAAAGAACTGCGCGACCCGGTTCGACGCCGCGTCCAGCTCGGCATAAGTCGTGACCGCGCCGGTTTCGGCAACGATGACTGCCGCCTTGTCGGGCGTGGCGGCGGCATGGCGATAGGGGTGCATGGCTCTCTCCTGCCGCCGACTTTAGCGACGCGGTCGCTTTACGCAAACGTAAAGCCGTGCTTAGAGTCCGGCGATGACCCCTGATTTCGATCCTGCGATGCTGATCGCGATGATGACCGGTCGCAACCACAACGGGTTGCTCGGCACGCAGTACAGCGCGCACGGCGACGACTGGTGCGAGCTGTGCCTGCCGTACCGCGACGACCTGGTCGGCGATGCCGCATCGGGGATCATCGCGTCGGGGCCGATCATTACGATGATGGATTCGGCGACGAGCATCTCGGTGTGGCTGGCGACGAAGAAATTCCGCCCGCAAGCGACACTCGACCTGCGCGTCGATTACCTTCGCCCCGCCGGACCCGGCAAAACCGTCTATGGGCGCGGCGAATGCTACAAGGTGACGAAAAGCATCGCCTTTGTCCGGGGCGAGGCGCACGACGGCGACCCGGCCCGCCCGCTCGCGCATGTCGCCGGTACTTATATGTTCACCGATGGCTGAGTTCGCTTCGCCCTATGCCCGCACGCTCGGGCTCACGCAGGTGCGTGAGAGCGGGCGCATCGTCGTGACAATGCCACCGGGCGAGGGCGTCGCGGGTCGACCGGGGTTCCTCCATGGCGGGGCGATCGGCG
Protein-coding regions in this window:
- the rplC gene encoding 50S ribosomal protein L3 encodes the protein MRTGVIAKKMGMTRLFQDDGRHVPVTVLALENNQVVSHKTADRDGYVAVQLGAGTAKAKNVAKPQRGHFGKAEVEPKARLVEFRVSEDALVEVGAEIAADHFVAGQLVDVSGHTQGKGFQGGMKRWGFGGLRATHGVSVSHRSLGSTGQRQDPGKVFKGKKMAGHMGDKERTQQNLEIVSTDVARGLLFVKGSVPGHKGTWLTVKDSVKVARHADAPYPASIRSKAHDEEATTAEVEPGAVHEMEPLPGDDAVAAGVIASNEHGAGQVDAQIDGDTTSQEG
- the rpsJ gene encoding 30S ribosomal protein S10, whose amino-acid sequence is METQNIRIRLKAFDHRVLDQATGDIADTAKRTGALIRGPIPLPTRIEKFTVNRGPHVDKKSREQFEVRTYKRLLDIVQPTPQTVDALMKLDLAAGVDVEIKLA
- the tuf gene encoding elongation factor Tu produces the protein MAKAKFERTKPHCNIGTIGHVDHGKTSLTAAITKILAESVAGNAAVDFANIDKAPEERARGITISTAHVEYETNDRHYAHVDCPGHADYVKNMITGAAQMDGGILVVSATDGPMPQTREHILLARQVGVPQLVVFMNKVDLVDDAEILELVEMEIRELLSKYDFDGDNIPVIQGSATCALNGTNDAIGKDAVLKLMAAVDSWIPQPARPLDKPFLMPIEDVFSISGRGTVVTGRVEQGVVKVGEEVEIVGLKDTKKTVCTGVEMFRKLLDQGEAGDNIGALIRGVGREEVERGQVLCKPGSIKPHTEFQSEVYVLSKEEGGRHTPFFANYRPQFYFRTTDVTGEVVLPAGTEMVMPGDNVQLGVKLIAPIAMEQGLRFSIREGGRTVGSGVVASITK
- the fusA gene encoding elongation factor G, whose translation is MARSHPLSMYRNIGIMAHIDAGKTTTTERILYYTGKSYKIGEVHEGTATMDWMEQEQERGITITSAATTCFWNDHRINIIDTPGHVDFTIEVERSLRVLDGAITCFDGVAGVEPQSETVWRQADKYKVPRMCFVNKLDRTGASFERCVDMIKDRLGARTAVLYLPIGIEGGFKGLVDLVENRAIVWLEESLGAKFEYQEIPADLADAAAVARSELIELAVEQDDDVMEAYLEGNEPDVATLKALIRKGTISSAFVPVLCGSAFKNKGVQPLLDAVIDYLPSPLDVPAISGMKLDGVTEDSRAADDNAPFSALAFKIMNDPFVGTLTFARIYSGKLETASSVQNSVKDKKEKVGRMLLMHANDREDIQVAYAGDIVALAGLKDTTTGDTLCSQADPIILERMEFPEPVIEVSVEPKTKADQEKMGVALNRLAREDPSFRVSTDHESGQTILKGMGELHLEIMVDRMKREFKVEANVGAPQVAYREYLAKKVDIDYTHKKQSGGSGQFGRVKFTATPGERGSGIIFNDDVKGGNIPKEYIPSVEKGMRETAASGSLIGFPIIDFEISLYDGAYHDVDSSALAFEICARAAMREAAQKAGIKLLEPIMKVEVVTPEDYLGDVIGDMNSRRGQIQGTDSRGNAQTVEAMVPLANMFGYVNTLRSFTQGRAQYSMEFSHYDEVPTHVADEVKAKLA
- the rpsG gene encoding 30S ribosomal protein S7, encoding MARRRRPEKRIILPDPRFGDITLSKFMNNLMLDGKKAVAEGIVYTAMETVEQRAKREPIGVFHDALNNVKPGIEVRSRRVGGATYQVPVEVRAERSQALAIRWLISAARNRSETTMAARLSGELMDAANNRGNAVKKREDTHRMAEANRAFSHYRW
- the rpsL gene encoding 30S ribosomal protein S12, whose translation is MPTINQLVRKGRDPQKAKSKVPAMEANPQKRGVCTRVYTTTPKKPNSALRKVAKIRLTNAREVISYIPGEGHNLQEHSVVLIRGGRVRDLPGVRYHVLRGVLDTQGVKDRKQSRSKYGAKRPK
- a CDS encoding thioesterase family protein → MSRPEAWRRDAGAYPFTAEVQTRWADLDMLGHINNVSMAGLFEEGRGRFTSSLQMVRASRDVRWLIAGVSINYLAEGHHPQPVTIASGIGHIGTRSWTVFSAAFQNGVCVATCDTATVYTDKTGAVALPEEYVAKLAEFRIAVPE
- a CDS encoding cytochrome-c peroxidase; this encodes MVKPQPNWLGFALPLMLAACGGSDSSGTTAAAATAVVTPAAPAAPAAPTTPATVTAVLNIDFAAPLNYAAPALPAYYDGTVVALDNTPGNNAITDRIATLGRVLFYDKKLSFNDTISCASCHKQANGFDDNVRFSAGFAGGTFTTAHATRLGNVRYYRPGTMFWDKRAASVEAQASQPIQNAIEMGFTPANGGIAALLTKMRATTYYADLFTFAFGDSAISEARMQFALAQFERAMISSASRWDTAYAGVFSATGPNRNLGVTLPGFTAEEDRGRQLFITGQGGGGAGCAACHVPPTFALNANSDSNGLDAGETILFKSPSLKNIALSVAFMHDGRFSTLDQVVEHYNSGVQAGPALDNRLRGPGGAPQRLNLSAADKAALVAFMRTLTDTTLTTDARFSNPFR
- a CDS encoding crotonase/enoyl-CoA hydratase family protein → MTDRVSTTVTGHIADVRLTRVDKMNALDPAMFREIGAAIDALATRTDVRCVVLSGEGKAFCAGLDMASMAAGGSGTAPDRNDQGSILPQHVTWGWRQLPMPVIAAVHGVAFGGGFQIMSGADIRIAAPGTRFAIRESYWGLVPDMAGFPIWRGLVRDDVLRELVYTAREFDADEALHHGFVTRIADDPHAAAMELAAVIAAKSPHAIRGAKRLCNAAHDLDPRAMLEMETAEQIAVIGKPNMMEQVAANMGKRAAVFVD
- a CDS encoding acyl-CoA thioesterase II, whose product is MMADGPINALEASLAIEHTGPGLWAAVASPQYEANSGMFGGWTAALLLKTILSEAESAGSASAMTVNFVNRVVPGARLEVRTTRLGGGRSLTHWRCDVLSENSLLATAVVVLADRKESSVHTEVTMPAAPPPASIQRAVLPGTFASVVEVRPTLGDDLFNQTTTRSLNWERDGSGRPMDAVQLAFLSDLGAPRIFFVSDGPRPSSTITLSIYFHATSEELAACSDDYILCDMVGTRANAATIASRKDMWGRNGALLATSEQLCWFR